A window of Streptomyces sp. SAI-127 contains these coding sequences:
- a CDS encoding M4 family metallopeptidase produces the protein MRPSPRRSAAAASLVAAASLLAVGVQTVPATAKPAAPHPSPLRAGGLEAKLSPAQRTALIRSASGKAGATADSLGLGAKEKLVVKDVVKDNDGTLHTRYERTYDGLPVLGGDLVVHTPPAAQATGTLSTTFNNNRRTVSVRSTTAAYSKASAETKALRTAKALDAENPAAQSARKVIWAGSGTPKLAWETVVSGFQDDGTPSKLHVVTDATTGAELSRFEGVETGTGNSQYSGTVTMGTALSGSTYQLYDTSRGGHKTYSLNNGTSGTGTLMTDTDDVWGTGSGSNTQTAGVDAHYGAQTTWDFYKNTFGRSGIKNDGVAAYSRVHYSSSYVNAFWDDDCFCMTYGDGSGGTHALTSLDVAGHEMTHGVTSNTAGLNYTGESGGLNEATSDIFGTGVEFYAANSSDVGDYLIGEKIDINGDGTPLRYMDKPSKDGGSADSWYSGVGNLDVHYSSGPANHMFYLLSEGSGSKTINGVTYNSTTSDGVAVAGIGRAAALQIWYKALTTYMTSSTTYAGARTAALNAAAALYGSTSAQYAGVGNAFAGINVGSHITVPSTGVTVTNPGSQSTTVGTAVSLQVSAGSTNSGSLTYAATGLPTGLSISSSTGLISGTPTTAGSYSTTVTVTDSTGATGTASFTWTVSSSGGGSCTSSQLLGNQGFESGSTTWTASSGVITNSSSQAARTGSYKAWLDGYGSTHTDTLSQSVTIPSGCTGTTFTFYLHVDTAETTTSTQYDKLTVTAGSTTLATYSNLNAASGYVQKSFSLSAFAGQTVALKFTGAEDSSLQTSFVIDDTAVTTS, from the coding sequence GTGAGACCCTCCCCCCGAAGATCGGCCGCCGCCGCGTCCCTGGTCGCCGCCGCATCACTGCTCGCCGTAGGTGTCCAGACGGTCCCCGCGACCGCGAAGCCCGCAGCCCCCCACCCCAGCCCCCTGCGCGCCGGAGGCCTGGAGGCGAAACTCTCCCCGGCCCAGCGCACAGCGCTGATCAGGAGCGCGTCGGGCAAGGCCGGAGCGACCGCCGACTCCCTCGGCCTCGGCGCCAAGGAGAAGCTGGTCGTCAAGGACGTCGTCAAGGACAACGACGGCACCCTCCACACCCGCTACGAACGCACCTACGACGGCCTCCCCGTCCTCGGCGGCGACCTGGTCGTGCACACACCCCCGGCCGCACAGGCGACGGGCACGCTCAGCACCACCTTCAACAACAACCGCCGTACCGTCTCGGTCAGGTCCACGACCGCCGCGTACAGCAAGGCCTCCGCCGAGACCAAGGCGCTGAGGACCGCCAAGGCGCTCGACGCCGAGAACCCCGCCGCGCAGAGCGCCCGCAAGGTGATCTGGGCGGGCTCGGGCACGCCGAAGCTCGCGTGGGAGACGGTGGTCTCCGGCTTCCAGGACGACGGCACGCCCAGCAAGCTGCACGTCGTCACCGACGCCACGACCGGCGCCGAGCTCTCCCGCTTCGAGGGCGTCGAGACCGGCACCGGCAACAGCCAGTACAGCGGCACGGTCACCATGGGCACCGCGCTGTCCGGTTCGACGTACCAGCTGTACGACACCTCTCGCGGCGGCCACAAGACGTACAGCCTCAACAACGGCACGTCGGGCACCGGCACCCTGATGACCGACACCGACGACGTCTGGGGCACGGGCTCGGGCTCCAACACCCAGACCGCCGGGGTCGACGCCCACTACGGGGCCCAGACCACCTGGGACTTCTACAAGAACACCTTCGGCCGCAGCGGCATCAAGAACGACGGTGTCGCCGCCTACAGCCGCGTCCACTACAGCTCGTCGTACGTCAACGCCTTCTGGGACGACGACTGCTTCTGCATGACCTACGGCGACGGCTCCGGCGGCACCCACGCGCTGACCTCGCTGGACGTGGCCGGTCACGAGATGACCCACGGCGTCACCTCGAACACCGCAGGACTCAACTACACCGGTGAGTCAGGGGGGTTGAACGAGGCGACCTCCGACATCTTCGGCACCGGTGTGGAGTTCTACGCGGCGAACTCCTCCGACGTCGGCGACTACCTCATCGGCGAGAAGATCGACATCAACGGCGACGGCACGCCGCTGCGTTACATGGACAAGCCCAGCAAGGACGGCGGCTCGGCCGACAGCTGGTACTCGGGCGTCGGCAACCTCGACGTGCACTACTCGTCCGGGCCCGCGAACCACATGTTCTACCTGCTCTCCGAGGGCAGCGGCAGCAAGACCATCAACGGGGTCACGTACAACAGCACGACCTCCGACGGTGTCGCCGTCGCCGGGATCGGCCGGGCCGCCGCCCTGCAGATCTGGTACAAGGCGCTGACGACGTACATGACGTCGAGCACCACCTACGCGGGGGCCCGCACTGCCGCCCTGAACGCTGCCGCCGCCCTCTACGGCTCGACCTCCGCGCAGTACGCCGGGGTCGGCAACGCCTTCGCGGGCATCAACGTCGGCAGCCACATCACCGTGCCGTCGACCGGCGTGACGGTGACCAACCCGGGCAGCCAGTCCACCACGGTCGGGACGGCCGTGAGCCTGCAGGTCTCGGCCGGCTCCACCAACAGCGGCTCACTGACCTACGCCGCGACCGGACTTCCGACCGGTCTGTCGATCAGCAGCTCCACGGGGCTGATCTCCGGGACCCCGACCACGGCCGGCAGCTACAGCACCACGGTCACGGTGACCGACAGCACCGGAGCCACCGGTACGGCGTCCTTCACCTGGACGGTGAGCTCGTCGGGCGGCGGCAGCTGCACCTCCTCCCAGCTGCTGGGCAACCAGGGCTTCGAGTCGGGCAGCACCACCTGGACCGCGAGCAGCGGAGTGATCACCAACTCCAGCAGCCAGGCCGCCCGCACCGGCTCGTACAAGGCCTGGCTGGACGGCTACGGCTCCACCCACACCGACACGCTCTCCCAGTCGGTGACGATCCCGAGCGGGTGCACGGGAACGACGTTCACCTTCTACCTGCACGTCGACACCGCGGAGACCACCACCAGCACGCAGTACGACAAGCTGACGGTGACCGCCGGGTCGACGACCCTGGCCACGTACTCGAACCTGAACGCGGCCTCCGGGTACGTCCAGAAGTCCTTCAGCCTGTCGGCCTTCGCCGGTCAGACGGTCGCCCTGAAGTTCACCGGTGCCGAGGACTCCTCGCTCCAGACCAGCTTCGTGATCGACGACACGGCGGTGACGACGAGCTGA
- a CDS encoding transcriptional repressor, producing the protein MTTAGPPVKGRATRQRAAVAAALDEVDEFRSAQELHDMLKHKGDAVGLTTVYRTLQNLADAGEVDVLRTSDGESVYRRCSTGEHHHHLVCRVCGKAVEVEGPAVEKWADAIAAEHGYVNVAHTVEIFGTCADCAAAQG; encoded by the coding sequence GTGACGACCGCAGGACCGCCAGTGAAGGGCCGCGCGACCCGGCAGCGGGCCGCCGTGGCGGCGGCCCTCGACGAGGTCGACGAGTTCCGCAGCGCGCAGGAACTGCACGACATGCTCAAGCACAAGGGCGACGCCGTCGGTCTGACCACGGTCTACCGCACGCTCCAGAACCTCGCCGACGCCGGCGAGGTCGACGTCCTGCGCACCTCCGACGGCGAGTCCGTCTACCGCCGCTGTTCCACCGGCGAGCACCACCACCATCTGGTCTGCCGGGTCTGCGGCAAGGCGGTGGAGGTCGAGGGACCGGCCGTCGAGAAGTGGGCCGACGCGATCGCCGCCGAGCACGGATACGTCAACGTGGCGCACACCGTGGAGATCTTCGGCACCTGCGCGGACTGCGCGGCCGCCCAGGGCTGA
- a CDS encoding metal ABC transporter permease: MDFLDYAFMQRALLAAVLVGITAPAVGIYLVQRRQALMGDGIGHVAMTGVGLGFLLSWSPVWMATLVSVLGAVLMELIRWYGRTRGDIALAMLFYGGMAGGVMFINLAPGGSNANLTSYLFGSLSTVSESDVTAICVLAAFVVLVTLGLRRQLFAVSQDEEFARVTGLPVRALNLLTAVTAAVTVTVAMRVVGLLLVSALMVVPVAAAQQLSRSFAATFAIAVAIGVTVTIGGTVTSYYQDVPPGATIVLLTIAAFVLLTGLATPLARRRARAAAAARPAPDPAECAIPASREADGPVGV, encoded by the coding sequence ATGGACTTCCTCGACTACGCCTTCATGCAGCGGGCTCTGCTCGCCGCCGTCCTGGTCGGCATCACCGCCCCCGCCGTCGGCATCTACCTCGTCCAGCGCCGCCAGGCCCTCATGGGCGACGGCATCGGCCATGTCGCGATGACCGGCGTCGGCCTCGGCTTCCTGCTCTCCTGGTCGCCGGTGTGGATGGCGACCCTGGTCTCGGTCCTGGGCGCGGTCCTCATGGAGCTGATCCGCTGGTACGGCAGGACGCGGGGTGACATCGCCCTCGCGATGCTCTTCTACGGCGGTATGGCCGGCGGCGTGATGTTCATCAACCTCGCGCCCGGTGGCTCGAACGCCAACCTGACGTCGTACCTGTTCGGTTCGCTCTCCACGGTCTCCGAGTCCGACGTGACGGCGATCTGCGTGCTGGCCGCGTTCGTGGTGCTCGTCACCCTCGGTCTGCGCCGGCAGCTCTTCGCGGTCAGCCAGGACGAGGAGTTCGCGCGGGTCACCGGTCTGCCCGTGCGGGCGCTCAACCTGCTGACGGCGGTCACGGCGGCGGTGACGGTGACCGTCGCGATGCGCGTGGTCGGGCTGCTGCTGGTGAGCGCGCTGATGGTGGTGCCGGTGGCGGCGGCGCAGCAGCTCAGCCGGAGTTTCGCGGCGACCTTCGCGATCGCGGTGGCCATCGGTGTGACGGTGACGATCGGCGGCACCGTGACGTCGTACTACCAGGACGTGCCGCCCGGCGCGACGATCGTGCTGCTGACCATCGCGGCCTTCGTCCTGCTGACGGGTCTGGCCACCCCGCTGGCCAGACGACGGGCCCGGGCGGCCGCCGCCGCGCGGCCCGCCCCGGACCCCGCGGAGTGTGCGATTCCGGCCAGCCGGGAGGCGGACGGCCCGGTCGGCGTCTGA
- a CDS encoding metal ABC transporter ATP-binding protein produces MTPEDGMTEPVIALRGVRADLGSRPVLRGIDLTVHRGEVVALLGANGSGKSTAIRTIIGQVPPSAGEIELFGTPRGRFRNWARVGYVPQRTTAAGGVPATVTEIVSSGRLSRARFGVLRKADKEAVRRALELVGMADRAKDSVNALSGGQHQRVLIARALAAEPELLIMDEPMAGVDLASQEVLARTLGEQVAQGSTVLLVLHELGPLEPLIDRAVVLRDGCVQHDGPPPRAVGQHALPGHDHVHPHDHEPIRTGLLS; encoded by the coding sequence ATGACACCGGAGGACGGCATGACCGAGCCCGTCATCGCGCTGCGCGGAGTCCGCGCCGACCTGGGCTCGCGGCCCGTCCTGCGCGGCATCGACCTCACCGTGCACCGCGGTGAGGTCGTCGCGCTGCTCGGCGCCAACGGCTCCGGCAAGTCCACCGCGATCCGCACGATCATCGGCCAAGTGCCCCCGTCCGCGGGGGAGATCGAGCTCTTCGGCACCCCGCGCGGGCGGTTCAGGAACTGGGCGCGGGTCGGGTACGTCCCGCAGCGCACCACCGCCGCGGGCGGCGTCCCCGCGACCGTCACCGAGATCGTCTCCTCCGGGCGGCTGTCCCGCGCCCGCTTCGGTGTGCTCCGCAAGGCCGACAAGGAAGCCGTACGCCGGGCCCTGGAGCTGGTCGGCATGGCGGACCGCGCGAAGGACTCCGTCAACGCCCTCTCCGGGGGCCAGCACCAGCGGGTGCTGATCGCCCGCGCGCTCGCCGCCGAGCCCGAACTGCTGATCATGGACGAGCCGATGGCGGGCGTGGACCTGGCCAGCCAGGAGGTGCTCGCGCGGACGCTCGGTGAACAGGTCGCCCAGGGCAGCACGGTCCTGCTCGTGCTGCACGAACTCGGCCCGCTGGAGCCCCTGATCGACCGGGCGGTCGTCCTGCGCGACGGCTGTGTCCAGCACGACGGCCCACCCCCGCGAGCCGTCGGCCAGCACGCCCTGCCCGGCCATGACCACGTCCACCCCCACGACCACGAGCCGATCCGCACGGGACTGCTGAGCTGA
- a CDS encoding metal ABC transporter substrate-binding protein encodes MNVRRHLIPTVAVAAALAALSACSSDSAAAGDTGKFDVVASFYPMAFLAEQIGGDHVSVTSLTEPGQEPHDLEISAKQTAQLQESDAVLYLKNLQPSVDDAVKQSEIKTKIDASSLTELEKHGNEVGGHAAEHDDHANEDLEGLDPHIWLDPVRYAQVAEGVGKAFEKADPDHAADYKARTAALVKKLDALNTEFETGLKNTDTKVFITTHAAFGYLAERYGLTEEAISGLDPESEPSADRVKDLEKMAKADGVTTVFYETLVSDKTAKTIAADAGLKTDVLDPIEGITAKSRGKDYFAVQEANLKALQSALGAK; translated from the coding sequence ATGAACGTACGACGTCACCTCATACCCACGGTCGCCGTGGCCGCTGCCCTCGCCGCCCTCTCCGCCTGCTCCTCCGACAGCGCTGCCGCGGGCGACACCGGCAAGTTCGACGTCGTCGCGTCCTTCTACCCGATGGCCTTCCTCGCCGAGCAGATCGGCGGCGACCATGTGAGCGTCACCAGCCTGACCGAGCCCGGTCAGGAGCCGCACGACCTGGAGATCAGCGCCAAGCAGACCGCGCAGCTCCAGGAGTCCGACGCGGTGCTCTACCTCAAGAACCTCCAGCCCTCCGTCGACGACGCGGTGAAGCAGTCCGAGATCAAGACCAAGATCGACGCCTCCTCCCTCACCGAGCTGGAGAAGCACGGCAACGAGGTCGGCGGCCACGCGGCCGAACACGACGACCACGCGAACGAGGACCTCGAAGGCCTCGATCCCCACATCTGGCTCGACCCGGTGCGCTACGCCCAGGTCGCCGAGGGCGTCGGCAAGGCCTTCGAGAAGGCCGACCCGGACCACGCGGCCGACTACAAGGCGCGCACCGCGGCTCTCGTGAAGAAGCTCGACGCCCTGAACACCGAGTTCGAGACCGGGCTCAAGAACACCGACACCAAGGTCTTCATCACCACGCACGCCGCCTTCGGCTACCTCGCCGAGCGCTACGGCCTCACCGAGGAGGCCATCAGCGGCCTCGACCCCGAGTCCGAGCCCAGCGCCGACCGCGTCAAGGACCTTGAGAAGATGGCGAAGGCCGACGGCGTCACGACCGTGTTCTACGAGACGCTCGTCAGCGACAAGACCGCGAAGACCATCGCCGCCGACGCCGGACTGAAGACGGACGTCCTCGACCCCATCGAGGGCATCACCGCCAAGTCCCGCGGCAAGGACTACTTCGCGGTCCAGGAAGCCAACCTCAAGGCGCTGCAGAGCGCACTGGGAGCGAAATGA
- a CDS encoding glycine--tRNA ligase, translated as MAADKIDTIVSLSKRRGFVFPCSEIYGGQKAAWDYGPLGVELKENLKRQWWRYMVTSREDVVGIDSSVILAPEVWVASGHVATFSDPLTECTSCHKRFRADHLIEAYEAKHKREPENGLADINCPNCGNKGQFTEPKQFSGLLSTHLGPTQDTGSIAYLRPETAQGIFTNFAQVQVASRKKPPFGIAQMGKSFRNEITPGNFIFRTREFEQMEMEFFVKPGEDEKWQEYWMEQRWNWYTGLGLREENMRWYEHPAEKLSHYSKRTADIEYRFQFGGNEWGELEGVANRTDYDLGAHSKASGQDLAYYDQEAGERWTPYVIEPAAGVGRAMLAFLLDAYVEDEAPNAKGKLEKRTVLRLDHRLAPVKVAVLPLSRNAELSPKAKGLAQALRQNWNIEFDDAGAIGRRYRRQDEIGTPYCVTVDFDTLEDNAVTVRERDSMKQERVSLDQIEGYLAGRLVGC; from the coding sequence GTGGCCGCCGACAAGATCGACACCATCGTCAGCCTGAGCAAGCGCCGTGGCTTCGTATTCCCCTGCAGTGAGATCTACGGCGGCCAGAAGGCCGCCTGGGACTACGGACCGCTGGGTGTCGAGCTCAAGGAGAACCTGAAGCGCCAGTGGTGGCGTTACATGGTGACGTCCCGCGAGGACGTGGTCGGTATCGACTCGTCCGTGATCCTGGCCCCCGAGGTCTGGGTCGCGTCCGGTCACGTCGCCACCTTCTCCGACCCGCTCACCGAGTGCACCTCCTGCCACAAGCGGTTCCGCGCGGACCACTTGATCGAGGCCTACGAGGCCAAGCACAAGCGCGAGCCGGAGAACGGCCTGGCGGACATCAACTGCCCCAACTGCGGCAACAAGGGCCAGTTCACCGAGCCGAAGCAGTTCTCGGGTCTGCTCTCCACGCACCTCGGCCCGACGCAGGACACCGGCTCCATCGCCTATCTGCGCCCCGAGACCGCCCAGGGCATCTTCACCAACTTCGCCCAGGTGCAGGTCGCTTCGCGCAAGAAGCCGCCGTTCGGCATCGCGCAGATGGGCAAGTCCTTCCGCAACGAGATCACGCCCGGCAACTTCATCTTCCGCACCCGCGAGTTCGAGCAGATGGAGATGGAGTTCTTCGTCAAGCCGGGCGAGGACGAGAAGTGGCAGGAGTACTGGATGGAGCAGCGCTGGAACTGGTACACGGGCCTTGGTCTCCGCGAGGAGAACATGCGCTGGTACGAGCACCCGGCCGAGAAGCTCTCGCACTACTCCAAGCGCACCGCCGACATCGAGTACCGCTTCCAGTTCGGCGGCAACGAGTGGGGTGAGCTGGAGGGCGTGGCCAACCGCACCGACTACGACCTGGGCGCCCACTCCAAGGCCTCCGGCCAGGACCTCGCCTACTACGACCAGGAGGCCGGCGAGCGCTGGACGCCGTATGTCATCGAGCCCGCGGCCGGTGTCGGCCGCGCGATGCTGGCGTTCCTGCTCGACGCGTACGTCGAGGACGAGGCGCCCAACGCCAAGGGCAAGCTGGAGAAGCGCACCGTGCTGCGCCTCGACCACCGCCTGGCCCCGGTGAAGGTCGCGGTCCTCCCGCTCTCCCGCAACGCCGAGCTGTCCCCGAAGGCCAAGGGGCTCGCACAGGCGCTGCGCCAGAACTGGAACATCGAATTCGACGACGCCGGCGCCATCGGCCGCCGTTACCGGCGCCAGGACGAGATCGGTACGCCGTACTGCGTGACGGTCGACTTCGACACGCTCGAGGACAACGCGGTGACGGTCCGCGAGCGGGACTCCATGAAGCAGGAGCGGGTGTCTCTCGACCAGATCGAGGGTTACCTGGCCGGGCGTCTCGTCGGCTGCTAG
- a CDS encoding aldo/keto reductase, with protein sequence MTMRTRTLGTTGPQVSALGLGCMGMSGMYGETDRAESIATIHAALEAGVTLLDTGDFYGMGHNELLISEALRTAPAALRENALLSVKFGAHRGPDGEWLGYDARPAAVKTWAAYSLQRLGVDHIDVYRPARLDPDVPIEETVGAIAELVEKGWVRHIGLSEVGADTIRRAAATAPIADLQIEYALISRGPEREILPTLRELGIAVTAYGVLSRGLISGHLTADRQLAANDFRAHSPRFQGENLQHNLTLVESLRKIAEQKGVTVAQIAIAWVLSRGDDIVPLVGARTRERLGEALGAMDVTLAAADLAAIEDAVPADAAAGQRYAAPLMAMLDSER encoded by the coding sequence ATGACGATGCGAACCCGAACCCTCGGAACCACCGGCCCCCAGGTCTCCGCCCTCGGCCTCGGCTGCATGGGCATGTCCGGCATGTACGGCGAGACGGACCGCGCGGAGTCGATCGCCACCATCCACGCCGCCCTGGAGGCCGGCGTCACCCTGCTGGACACCGGCGACTTCTACGGCATGGGCCACAACGAACTGCTGATCAGCGAGGCACTGCGCACCGCACCGGCCGCCCTGCGCGAGAACGCGCTGCTCAGCGTGAAGTTCGGCGCCCACCGCGGGCCGGACGGCGAATGGCTCGGCTACGACGCACGCCCGGCGGCCGTGAAGACCTGGGCCGCGTACTCCCTCCAGCGGCTCGGCGTCGACCACATCGACGTCTACCGCCCCGCCCGGCTCGACCCGGACGTACCGATCGAGGAGACCGTCGGCGCGATCGCCGAACTGGTCGAGAAGGGCTGGGTCCGGCACATCGGGCTCAGCGAGGTCGGCGCGGACACCATCCGCCGGGCCGCCGCCACCGCCCCGATCGCCGACCTCCAGATCGAGTACGCCCTCATATCCCGTGGCCCCGAGCGGGAGATCCTGCCCACCCTGCGTGAGCTGGGCATCGCCGTCACCGCGTACGGAGTGCTCTCACGCGGGTTGATCTCCGGCCACCTCACGGCCGACCGGCAGCTCGCCGCGAACGACTTCCGGGCCCACTCGCCCCGCTTCCAGGGCGAGAACCTTCAGCACAACCTCACGCTGGTCGAGTCCCTGCGCAAGATCGCCGAACAGAAGGGCGTCACGGTCGCGCAGATCGCCATCGCCTGGGTGCTCTCACGAGGCGACGACATCGTGCCGCTGGTCGGCGCGCGGACCCGCGAACGGCTCGGCGAGGCACTGGGCGCCATGGACGTGACCCTGGCCGCCGCCGACCTCGCCGCCATCGAGGACGCCGTACCGGCGGACGCGGCGGCCGGCCAGCGGTACGCGGCCCCGCTGATGGCCATGCTCGACAGCGAACGGTGA
- a CDS encoding TetR family transcriptional regulator encodes MPPSTETLTAERILEATEEVLRRHGPAKATVVDVARALGVSHGSVYRHFRTKAALREAVTKRWLDRTTGVLAGIVEADRDPEARLREWLAALFEAKRRKAGDDPELFATYTVLTGENVDAVVEHLTELTDQLTRVVQDGIDAGIFTVTAPATTALALFQATGRFHDPGYAGEWEKPGAEEEFTALLDLLVRGLKA; translated from the coding sequence ATGCCACCGAGCACCGAGACCCTGACCGCCGAGCGCATCCTCGAAGCCACCGAGGAGGTGCTGCGCCGCCACGGCCCGGCCAAGGCCACCGTGGTCGACGTGGCCCGCGCGCTCGGCGTCAGCCATGGCAGCGTCTACCGGCACTTCCGGACGAAGGCGGCGCTGCGGGAGGCGGTGACGAAGCGGTGGCTGGACCGGACGACGGGCGTGCTGGCCGGAATCGTCGAGGCGGACCGTGACCCGGAGGCCCGGCTGCGGGAGTGGCTCGCCGCGCTCTTCGAGGCCAAACGCCGCAAGGCGGGCGACGATCCGGAACTGTTCGCCACGTACACGGTCCTGACCGGTGAGAACGTCGACGCGGTCGTCGAGCACCTCACCGAGCTGACCGACCAGCTGACCCGCGTCGTCCAGGACGGCATCGACGCGGGCATCTTCACCGTCACCGCCCCCGCCACCACGGCCCTGGCCCTCTTCCAGGCCACCGGCCGATTCCACGACCCCGGCTATGCCGGTGAGTGGGAAAAGCCGGGTGCGGAAGAGGAGTTCACGGCGCTGCTGGACCTGCTGGTACGCGGCCTGAAGGCCTGA
- a CDS encoding MFS transporter — MGVTTETTTAHSVRPAAPPQLGGLGLFTVLLAAALPLIDFFIVNVALPTIGADLSASESVLELVVAGYGLAYAVLLVLGGRLGDLFGRRRLFLGGMLAFGLTSLACGLAPTAWTLVAARVAQGAASAAMLPQVLATIQSATAGPRRARAMGLYGATAGLAMVAGQILGGVLVAADIAGTSWRAAFLVNVPVVVLGLFLAARTVPETRSPRPEPVDGPGTVLLAATLLALLAPLTEGRAAGWPLWTWLSLAAFPFLAWAFFEVERRADRDGRTPLVPPSLFQLVSLRRGLLLILPFSMGFAGFMFVIAVALQEGAGRSPVQAGLALVPLAVTFLFTSIAGPRLIARHGTRVVTAGALIQGVGLGLMILAAHSSWPDLGLLPLLPGGAIAGVGQALQLPVVFRIVLSEVPPARAGVGSGVMVTTQQVSLALGVATLGTLFLALAPGMGMRDALVTTLLVQLAGVALTGVLSLRLPRTID; from the coding sequence ATGGGTGTGACCACCGAAACCACCACTGCACACTCCGTCCGCCCGGCCGCGCCACCCCAGCTGGGCGGCCTCGGGCTGTTCACGGTGCTGCTCGCCGCGGCACTCCCCCTCATCGACTTCTTCATCGTCAACGTCGCGCTGCCCACCATCGGCGCGGACCTGTCCGCGAGCGAGTCGGTCCTCGAACTCGTCGTGGCGGGTTACGGGTTGGCGTACGCCGTCCTTCTCGTCCTCGGCGGCCGCCTGGGCGACCTGTTCGGGCGGCGCCGGCTGTTCCTGGGCGGCATGCTGGCCTTCGGGCTGACCTCGCTGGCGTGCGGGCTCGCGCCGACCGCGTGGACGCTGGTCGCGGCGCGGGTAGCCCAGGGCGCCGCGTCGGCGGCGATGCTGCCGCAGGTCCTCGCCACGATCCAGTCGGCGACGGCCGGACCCCGCCGGGCGCGGGCGATGGGCCTGTACGGCGCCACGGCGGGCCTCGCCATGGTGGCGGGCCAGATCCTCGGCGGTGTCCTGGTGGCTGCCGACATCGCGGGCACGAGCTGGCGGGCGGCGTTCCTGGTGAACGTCCCGGTCGTCGTGCTCGGCCTGTTCCTCGCGGCCCGTACGGTTCCCGAGACCCGGTCCCCCCGCCCGGAGCCGGTGGACGGCCCCGGCACGGTCCTGCTGGCGGCGACCCTGCTCGCGCTGCTGGCCCCGCTGACCGAGGGCAGGGCGGCGGGCTGGCCGCTGTGGACGTGGCTGTCGCTGGCGGCGTTCCCGTTCCTGGCGTGGGCGTTCTTCGAGGTGGAGCGCAGGGCGGACCGCGACGGCCGCACTCCCCTGGTCCCCCCGAGCCTCTTCCAGCTGGTGTCCCTGCGCCGCGGTCTACTGCTGATCCTGCCCTTCTCGATGGGCTTCGCGGGCTTCATGTTCGTGATCGCGGTGGCGCTCCAGGAGGGGGCGGGCCGCAGCCCCGTCCAGGCCGGTCTCGCGCTGGTCCCGCTGGCGGTGACGTTCCTGTTCACCTCGATCGCCGGACCGCGGCTGATCGCCCGCCACGGCACCCGGGTGGTGACCGCGGGCGCGCTGATCCAGGGGGTCGGTCTGGGCCTGATGATCCTGGCCGCGCACTCCTCCTGGCCGGACCTCGGCCTGCTCCCCCTGCTCCCCGGCGGCGCGATCGCCGGAGTCGGCCAGGCCCTCCAACTGCCCGTGGTCTTCAGGATCGTCCTGTCCGAGGTGCCGCCCGCCCGGGCCGGTGTCGGCAGCGGCGTGATGGTCACCACCCAGCAGGTCTCCCTGGCCCTCGGCGTGGCCACGCTGGGCACCCTCTTCCTCGCCCTGGCGCCGGGCATGGGCATGCGGGACGCCCTGGTGACGACGCTCCTCGTCCAGCTGGCCGGGGTGGCCCTGACGGGCGTACTGAGCCTGCGTCTGCCGCGCACGATCGACTGA
- a CDS encoding helix-turn-helix domain-containing protein translates to MTTMAQETAVPVTATASASAIRRHELAAFLRHRREHIAPEQVGLPRGRRRRTPGLRREEVAQLSAVGVTWYTWLEQARDIQVSVQVLDALARALLLDPTERSHLFQLAEAVDPTPATVCPSVTPAIRQVLEQLEPVPACVQNSRYDILAYNRTYGLLLCDLDAVPPEDRNCMVLSYTHDDWRSSIVHLPEAQRLMAARFRATMAGHLAEPGWKMLLKRLRTESPEFREVWDRHEVIEHRGRRKEFVNRYVGHVSVDHTDLWLGPEAGPRMVTYAPADEESRLRLEKLHAIALERARQQP, encoded by the coding sequence ATGACGACCATGGCCCAGGAGACAGCCGTACCCGTGACGGCGACCGCGTCCGCCTCGGCGATCCGGCGCCATGAGCTCGCCGCCTTCCTGCGCCACCGCCGCGAGCACATCGCCCCCGAACAGGTCGGCCTGCCCCGCGGCCGCCGGCGCCGCACCCCGGGTCTGCGCCGGGAGGAGGTCGCCCAGCTCTCAGCGGTCGGTGTCACCTGGTACACCTGGCTGGAGCAGGCCCGTGACATCCAGGTCTCCGTGCAGGTCCTGGACGCCCTCGCCCGCGCGCTGCTGCTGGACCCGACCGAGCGCTCGCACCTCTTCCAGCTCGCCGAAGCCGTCGACCCGACGCCGGCCACCGTCTGCCCGTCGGTCACCCCGGCCATCCGGCAGGTCCTCGAGCAGCTGGAGCCGGTCCCGGCCTGTGTGCAGAACAGCCGCTACGACATCCTCGCCTACAACCGCACCTACGGCCTGCTGCTGTGCGATCTGGACGCGGTGCCGCCCGAGGACCGCAACTGCATGGTCCTCTCCTACACCCACGACGACTGGCGCTCCTCGATCGTGCATCTGCCGGAGGCGCAGCGCCTGATGGCCGCCCGCTTCCGTGCCACCATGGCCGGACACCTCGCCGAGCCCGGCTGGAAGATGCTCCTGAAGCGGCTACGCACGGAGTCCCCGGAGTTCCGCGAGGTCTGGGACCGGCACGAGGTCATCGAACACCGGGGCCGCCGCAAGGAGTTCGTGAACCGTTACGTCGGCCATGTCTCCGTCGACCACACCGACCTGTGGCTCGGCCCCGAGGCAGGCCCGCGCATGGTGACCTACGCCCCCGCGGACGAGGAGTCCCGGCTGCGGCTGGAGAAGCTGCACGCGATCGCTCTGGAACGGGCCCGACAGCAACCCTGA